The following are encoded in a window of Bacillus xiapuensis genomic DNA:
- a CDS encoding DUF3238 domain-containing protein, protein MAIVELRLKTWIPQSRVVFFANEEGSVVFHGDGRNESFLSDKYRTHQRFRINTAGNYGVKATKNTGYTIKERLDARGKLIDKDTKKAPRSDLTYKKRVVNGILYLDCVCHSKNPFIPYAPAIDYKFTIKLTRSGHIRITGNHDGFPGYELWRKIGDQKPQLIWSHNPRKTGETMGSLYPPMEHPVNVGKRA, encoded by the coding sequence ATGGCCATTGTAGAGCTTCGCCTAAAAACTTGGATTCCACAAAGTAGAGTCGTGTTTTTCGCTAACGAAGAAGGATCTGTCGTCTTTCACGGCGATGGCCGCAATGAGAGTTTTTTGTCTGATAAATACCGGACACATCAAAGGTTTCGAATTAATACAGCTGGTAACTATGGGGTGAAAGCCACAAAAAACACTGGATATACAATTAAAGAACGATTAGATGCACGCGGGAAGTTAATTGACAAAGATACAAAAAAAGCTCCTCGCTCGGACTTAACGTATAAGAAACGCGTAGTCAATGGGATTTTATATCTGGATTGTGTTTGTCACAGTAAAAATCCATTTATCCCTTACGCTCCTGCAATTGATTACAAGTTTACTATAAAACTTACCCGTTCAGGCCATATCCGAATTACCGGTAATCACGATGGATTCCCTGGGTATGAGCTTTGGAGAAAAATTGGAGACCAGAAACCTCAACTCATTTGGTCACATAATCCACGCAAGACTGGGGAAACAATGGGATCACTGTATCCACCTATGGAACACCCTGTAAATGTTGGAAAAAGAGCGTAA
- a CDS encoding YvrJ family protein, with product MNMGSQFDWIHALGNVGFPIILVFYLLNRLEKSFKQLENTIETLISEIKKKT from the coding sequence ATGAATATGGGGAGCCAATTTGATTGGATACATGCACTGGGGAATGTCGGCTTCCCCATCATACTAGTGTTTTATTTGCTGAATCGATTAGAAAAAAGTTTTAAACAGTTGGAAAACACAATTGAGACGCTTATCAGTGAAATAAAGAAGAAAACCTGA
- a CDS encoding DUF6843 domain-containing protein: MKDKRILPSIIILIFIGWLVYMFITRDERYSVSYELPMGFKGCAIVVYDVKDAPALKIKNQNITYRFNDEGVLYTSSPYDFGWEGENGSGFHDTTYAYVDEKGKKVSELSTEDIIGHNHGSYENDKFQVESFGVKIEDGKDICLNKIERLLK; encoded by the coding sequence ATGAAAGATAAACGAATTCTGCCCAGCATTATTATCCTGATATTTATAGGGTGGCTTGTGTATATGTTTATAACTAGAGATGAACGCTACTCAGTTTCTTATGAATTACCTATGGGTTTTAAGGGGTGTGCCATTGTTGTATATGATGTAAAAGATGCACCAGCATTAAAGATAAAAAACCAAAATATTACCTATAGGTTTAATGATGAAGGGGTCCTATATACATCTTCCCCATACGATTTTGGCTGGGAAGGAGAAAACGGCTCTGGATTTCATGATACCACCTATGCGTATGTAGATGAAAAAGGAAAAAAAGTAAGTGAACTCTCAACTGAAGATATTATAGGTCATAACCACGGTTCTTATGAAAATGACAAATTTCAAGTTGAATCTTTCGGAGTGAAAATTGAGGATGGTAAAGATATTTGTCTAAATAAGATCGAAAGGTTGTTAAAATAG